CTACTTCTACGAAATGACGAGCGACTACGCCAAAGCCGAGAATTGTTTCGTCCGGGCCGGTGAAATCCTCAAAACGGCGGTCGGCGAAAAGCATCCAATCTATGTGGCGAATCTCGAACACCAAGGCTTCCTTTACTGCGCAATGGGCGAATACGCAAAGGCAGAGCCATTCTATCGGCAAGCCCTGAAGACGACCGAAGTAGCACTCGGGGAGAACGATCCGCGCTACGCTGGCATGTTGAACAATCTGGCAGCACTGTACCAGTCCACAGGCAGATTTGCCGAGGCCGAACCGCTCTGCCGCGAGGCGCTACTGCGGGCCGAGCGGCAGTTGGAAATCATCTCGGGCGTGCAATCGGAACGGCAGCAATTGGCCATGCGTCTGATCGTTTGGGGCTATCTAGATCGTTATCTCTATCTGACGGCAGAAGCCGAATTGCCCACCGAGCCGGTCTATGCGGAGGTATTGAAATGGAAGGGAGAAGTGGCCGCGCGCCAACAGCAAATCCGTCGAACTCGCGGCCTCCTCGCCGCGGGAGGCAAAGAAGTGACCCGTCTCCAAGCTGAGTTGACAGAGGCAACTCGCTCGCTGGCGGCCCTTTCGCAGCCAACCGCCGGCGCCAACCCAAAGCGACAGTCTCAGCTTGCGGCACTGGGCGACAAGATCGAAGACCTGCAAACGAAATTGGCCGGCGCCAGTGCTGAATTTCGTCAACAACTCGGCCAGCAGCGCGGTGGCTCGGGCGACATTCGCAAGGCGCTGCCAGCCGACGCTGCGCTGATAGATCTGCTGTCCTACTCGGTTTTCCGGCCCGCCAAGGTAAAGGGAGCGAAAGAGACCTTGGAATTGCATCTAACCGCGTTCGTCGTCCGGCGCGACCAGCCCATCGAGCGCGTCGAATTAGGACTTGCCGCACCGATTGAGCGGGCCGTCGAAGCTTGGCGGAAGCAATTCGGTCGCGCTGGCAACGGTGAAGACCCTGGCGCCGACCTGCGACGACTCGTTTGGCGGCCGCTGGAGAAATACGTGATCGGCTCCAATACCGTGCTGATCTCGCCCGAATCCGTGACGGCCCCGATCGCTTGGGCGGCCCTGCCGGGGACAAAGCCGGGAACCTATTTGATCGACGACTATTCGCTCGCCATCGTGCCGATTCCGCGATTCCTTCCCGACCTGTTGGCCGAAAATGAACACGTCCAGAGCGATCAAGGCAAACCGGCCGAAACTCCTTCGCTGCTCTTGGTGGGCGACGTGGATTTTGGCGCCGATCCTGGCAAAAGCGATTTGCTGGCGATGGATCGTGGCGCCGCGCGCGGCGATCAGCCGCTGAGATGGTCGCCGCTTCCCGGCACGCGCGACGAGGTGGCGGCGATCAAAGAATCATTCCTCAAGCGATTTGGCCAGACCGAGCCGATCGAGTTGACGAAGGATCGGGCCACCAAGAGCGCTGTCCGAAATCAAATCGGCAATTGCCAGTATCTGCACTTTTCCACGCACGGCTTCTTCGCCCCGCCCCAACTTCGCTCGGCGATGGAGGGCAACGTCCAGCCGAACAGCGCGGCCGGCGCGAGTCCTCTTTCCGCACCGCGCATATCGGGATTCCAGCCCGGATTGCTCTCGGGTCTCGTGCTGGCCGGCGCGAACCGACCATTGGAAGACGGCAAAGAGGACGGCATCCTCACGGCGCTGGAAGTCGAAGAGATGGATTTGAGCAAGGTGCAACTCGCTACGCTCTCCGCGTGCGAGACGGGGTTGGGCGAGACGGCGGGGGCGGAAGGCCTGCTCGGCTTGCAGCGGGCCTTTCAAACGGCCGGGGCAAAATCGGTGGTCGCTGGCTTATGGAAGGTGCCCGACAAAGCGACGCAGATGTTGATGGCCCGGTTTTACGACAATCTATGGCAGAAGAAGATGTCGAAGTTGGAGGCACTTTGCGAGGCACAACGCTGGATGCTCCACGAGGCCCCGAAGGAGCCGGGCCTCGCGCGCGGATTGCAATTCGCCACAGAATCG
Above is a window of Pirellulales bacterium DNA encoding:
- a CDS encoding tetratricopeptide repeat protein, producing MSHDLATQRSARICFFHIRYVSWLLWLGVAAAGITQAQQPVPDKQLSPQQKERLEEGEKFARRSGQLRDSGKLAEAIETGKKALAVYREVRGNEDSDVASGLEFLGDMLAKQGDFAAGRKALDEGLATRIKLFGKAHWKVTDARLTLDHLALLEKLTPEQRQKLADAEGLNAKAETLSRQGKYREAVAPSLDALETERHILGEKHRDFAVDLFNLGQLYEEMDDYAKAESLYLQVIQIEKETLGYNHPRYATGLSALARLYQSRGASAKAEPLLQQALTIQKESLGEKDTDYSESLYNLATLYESQGNYAKAEPLYLQSLQIRKEVLGEKDPLYAQNLDGLADLYQENGEFAKAEPLFQQSAEIYRVVYGEKHPYYASCLDNLGRFYSQAGQYSKAESLLKQALQIRKDALGEKNATYAVSLKDLAYLYNQIGEPTKAEPLYQQAAQIERETLGEKHPYYATSLGNLAHTYESMGDYVKAEPIMRKVLQLTKDSFGEKHPKYAHDLSSLGMLYESMGDHAKAEPLLQQSLEIRKIALGEKHPDYAKSLSNLASLYEQSDDYAKAEPLWKQVLQIEKESLGEKHPQYALSLQNLGYFYEMTSDYAKAENCFVRAGEILKTAVGEKHPIYVANLEHQGFLYCAMGEYAKAEPFYRQALKTTEVALGENDPRYAGMLNNLAALYQSTGRFAEAEPLCREALLRAERQLEIISGVQSERQQLAMRLIVWGYLDRYLYLTAEAELPTEPVYAEVLKWKGEVAARQQQIRRTRGLLAAGGKEVTRLQAELTEATRSLAALSQPTAGANPKRQSQLAALGDKIEDLQTKLAGASAEFRQQLGQQRGGSGDIRKALPADAALIDLLSYSVFRPAKVKGAKETLELHLTAFVVRRDQPIERVELGLAAPIERAVEAWRKQFGRAGNGEDPGADLRRLVWRPLEKYVIGSNTVLISPESVTAPIAWAALPGTKPGTYLIDDYSLAIVPIPRFLPDLLAENEHVQSDQGKPAETPSLLLVGDVDFGADPGKSDLLAMDRGAARGDQPLRWSPLPGTRDEVAAIKESFLKRFGQTEPIELTKDRATKSAVRNQIGNCQYLHFSTHGFFAPPQLRSAMEGNVQPNSAAGASPLSAPRISGFQPGLLSGLVLAGANRPLEDGKEDGILTALEVEEMDLSKVQLATLSACETGLGETAGAEGLLGLQRAFQTAGAKSVVAGLWKVPDKATQMLMARFYDNLWQKKMSKLEALCEAQRWMLHEAPKEPGLARGLQFATESLDKPDKSSTLPPYYWAAFVLSGDWR